CAATGGGCTTGGTCTGGCCATGGACTGGCCCTGCAGCTTCTGCAACTCTTGCTCCGTACCTGGTTGGTATCGTAGTACAATTTGCTTTTGAGCAGTATGCAAGATACCAGAAGTCACCTTCTTGGCCTGTCATTCCAATCATCTTTCAAGTAAGGGCAGATGTGACCTATCTTCTGTACGATTAGGTTTTGGagaggacaaaaaaaaagaaaaaagaggaagaaacaGTGTTTAGTTTTATTCTCTGATACACTTGGTTTTATAGTTGACATACAGTCTAGAAGTCTCATGATATATACAATTCAACTCATTAAATTTGGCGTATTTGATAGGAGATTCTATTTGAGTTATTTATTGTTACTAGTCAGTTAAGTGTAAATGTAAGATATTCTTTTTGATTAACAGGTTTATAGATTGCATCAACTGAATAGAGCCGCACAACTGGTGACAGCCCTGTCATTCACAGTGAGAGGAGCTGAAATGACCTCACACAATTTGGAGATAAGCAGCTCTTTAGGCACACTTTTGAATGTCCTTCAATTCCTTGGGGTCATCTGCATTTGGTCGCTGTCAAGCTTCCTCATGAAATTTTTCCCACCAACTGCCAGGACTGCAGAGTGATGCTTGAACATCGAAAAGTTGGTATGGCTGTATCTCGCTTTGCTGAATAGAATGCCAATGCTTGATTCAGGTAATCCAATACATGTAGGTTTCTTTCTTTGAGCTATGGTTCTGGTATGGTGAGCAGTTGGAGCTCAATGGATATTAAAGAATTGAATTGTTGAAAGCATGGTGAAAAATTGTGGCACTGGTGGGATTATTTGAATGAAGACACATACTGGAGAGCAGTGTTGCTAAAAGTGGCAGTGATGTTATTTCTGCAATTTAGTGTTGTTTCGAGTTTCTAATCTTATGATCAGGATGCTAAACAGCACTTGGTTTTTGTCATTGGCCACTTTTACCTGTATACTGATCCTTTTTCCTTCTAGATTTTTCATGTATCAAAAGCATCATGGCTAATTTATACTTATGGATGCATCCGCACTCCTCATCTTTTTACTGAAACAAGTTATTGAAATTTTGAAGCgtacaaatcattttcttgtacTCGTTGGCTTATTAAAAAGTACGATCAAGGCTTAAAGGTGTCTTTATACATTGTTGAGATGTTTCAGCATCTAAATATTATTACGTGGGAAGCTTGCATGCCAGTGTTCTTGAAACTCTAATTACTACTAAATTTGATTTATCATATTGTTTCTTTGACTGTATCAATATTGCAATGGTGTTGTTACCCTCGAGTGTAACAAGTTGGAACCATTTAACAATCACTTGCATCTTTGCTTTAGAATGGTGAAGCAAGAGGGACATAAGGGGCCAGATATTTCTTGTTGAGTACCTTTACTTACTTTTAGATATCCCCAGTTTGCAGGGGACTTCAAAGAAGAGTTGGCTGCCAAAACAAGCTCTTGGAAGGATGGAGCAGATAATACCACATTAAAAGCCATCTTATCTGTCTTTCAGTGTTAAGGTCTGCATTTACTGGTAGTTATCATAATGAAGTCTTTTGGTCCCTGCATAACGAATTTAGACGATGCCAACTGGTATGGGACGGTTGGATGATTAGTGTTTGGAATCAATACTCTTACCTTAAAGTACATGACTAGAGGCTTTGCCTATTTCTATGCTACCAgagttataatattttattttcatcttccattaggtacatgcttttctttttcgttttccTGTTATCAAAGGCAAAGACATCCGCCATTATCACCGAAAACTAGCTATTTCTTCTGCTTCCATGtgtcatttaattttgttttttttcttttcttttcattcttttatctATGAGTTTTCATTTGGACTGAAATATCTAttttcatatttcagctttgacaATTGTTCCGTGAGCTTCTTTTGCCTATAATATGAAATTCCTACCGTTCCTTGACTTCCATCATGGTCTTCAAATAATGTACCTTCTCCTTTGGCTCTATCCTCCTTTTCCACTGCGCTTTTGTCTGTCAATGGTGTGATAATTTAAACACTCATTTTAAATTGTAGATTGATAACATTcctttagattaatttaaataaactcTGATTAGGTATAAGCTAAAAAAAGAATTCCCtctctcaaaaaaagaaaaaaaagaagaaaaaagatctGTTTGTTTAATGACCTTCTTGGTTATCTGAGATTAAATGGTGACATGGACTACCGTTTTTCCcaaatggctttttttttttttttttttttatcataaaaaaaaaaggcaggtATAAAGAGTggcaaaatctaaatttaattgCACAAGATACTAACATATCTTCAGCATGCAGAACTGGAAGGGTGATACTGTTCTTTGCTGAGGGAGGGAAGTGAGGAAACAAAGAGTAATTATAGTCACTAGGGCAGTATTCTTCCttagcaaaagcaaaagcaaaagcaaatatCGAAGCACTTGGGTAGCAAACGGTACATGCTGATATGCACATTGTTTCCTTGTCTGGGGTTGGTGATGGGACAAAGACTATTGGAATATCATTCGTTGTGGTTGTCTCTGCTTAGATCCTGAGAAGCTAAGCAAAGGTAGATGTAAAAAGCTGCCACCGATGCAAACACAATTTCCAATCAACTCTGAAGTGAACTTGCTTGTCCTTACATGTTTAGCTTCTTTTTGGAAGAATCCTTTCAAGATGCAAACTTATCTTTCATTAGGATTAATCAAGTCCTAATTGGACCAAAGAAGCAGTTCTTGAGAAAACTTCGTGTGGTCCTGACTTTATTCTGGAATTAAATATCATTAGCAAGTTGGTTTCTACTGTAAAATTCGTTGTGGTTGTTTtgctcctctgttttcttcctGTTTTCAAAATGGTATTAGGTGGTTTAGGTTGAGGGAGGAGATGAGATTTAGCCCGTGGACTACCAATGGATAAATTCTGGACAAAATAGTAGTTGGCaaagaaaattctcaagattttttaaaatgcattgcACCTATCTATTCACCAAGGTACACGCATGCGCACGCAGAGGAAAATGATGGGGGTAAAGAAAATACTACACAGATGCATTTAGGAAAACCTCGTAAACTCACCGAAGACAAATGATTCTAGCCATTCATACCAAGATTGAGTCACTGATCTTTATCCTTGATTGCTTTccaatttccttttcttctgtcCTGACGATATATCTGGTCCTCTGTGCTGCTAAATCAAGGAATATATGGTAGCCCAACTGGACCATATTGGTTTGTTCAATCATTAAGGACCTCTATGCTCATTGGACATCCTCTTGCTTCAATCAGTAATGCGTTCATTCCAATTTAAACCGACAATTGTTGAAAGTTTAATTGGCAGGGATTAGAGAGTCAAAATCTACTTTGATTTTTGGGAACATTTCTGATGGATTCTTTTCTGCAAAACTTTCttaatatgatatcagagtCCATTGATATTTCCTGTAGCAAAAAATCCATGCTAGGTAGACCCCATCTGTggggtattttttttcctaggagCAAGTGGGCATCTCCCCtaaccttttgttttcctttagaCAATGCCCATCACTTTACCTTATCCAGATACAATTCCCCATCTCACAAGCTATTAAGCATGCTACTATTTAGAGTACCATAATAATTGCTTTGAGAGGAaaaggaggaaagaaaaaaagaaaaaaaaccccacCTTTTAGAAATCCTTGAAAAGGTACGAAGAGCAGGTTGTGTGTGAAAGTAATTTGTGGTTAAGGCTAGATTACTGTTGATTCATTTTGTCaactttcaaaacaataatcatAGGCAGCCCTACTTCCACTGAACTATATAAACTTCAAAGGTTCCATCATCGTAGCAGTTAACAAATTTGAGTCTCTCTCATTCACATTCCTCTTTAATTCCTTATCCTATCTTGCCTTTTCTCTTCCTGATTCTACTGAACTTGAGATTCACTTGTTTGattttgccttttctttcatCATGGAACCAAGCTCCTCAATTGactaaaatgagttttttaaaacaagtgACTGAGACTGTCATTTGAGATTCATCCTTTTCACACAACTTGAAATGGGCAGCGCTCAAATGTGTAATTTGGTGCTGTTTCTGGCAATACTTCATGCTGTTCTTGCTGGTAATCCTGGTGAAGATAATTCAGCAGAATCCTACTGGCTTCTGAGAATCAAATCAGAACTAGTTGATCCTGTTGGAGTTCTTGATAACTGGTCTCCAAGAGCTCATATCTGCAGCTGGAATGGACTAACATGTTCCCTTGATCAAACTCATGTTCTGGGCATGAACTTGTCAGGCTCAGGACTATCCGGTTCCATTTCACACGAGCTCTGGCATCTTACATCACTTCAAATACTCGACTTGTCTTTGAATTCTCTTACTGGCTCAATTCCTTCTGAGCTTGGAAAGCTTCAAAATTTGCAGATGCTGCTCCTCTATGCAAATTCTCTCTCTGGTAAAATTCCCGAAGAGATAGGCCTTTTGAAGAACTTGCAAGTTCTTAGGGTAGGAGATAACTTGCTATCAGGTGAGATTACACCAAGTATAGGCAACTTGACTCAGTTGAGAGTGTTGGGTCTTTCCTACTGCCAATTTAATGGAAGCATTCCTTCTGGGATTGGTAATTTGAAGCATCTGGCATCTCTTGACTTGCAGAAGAACAGTCTCGATGGCCACATACCAGAAGAGATTCATGGCTGTGAGGAGCTTCAAAATCTCGCAGCATTAAACAACAAGCTTGAGGGAGATATCCCTGCTTCAATAGGGATGCTTAGATCGCTGCAAATATTGAACTTAGCCAATAACAGCCTTTCAGGTTCGATTCCGGTTGAGCTAAGCCAGCTCTCCAACTTGAAGTACTTGAGTCTACTTGGAAATAGATTGAGTGGCCGGATTCCTCCACAGCTTAACCAGTTGGTTCAGCTTGAGACACTTGACTTGTCAGTGAATAATTTCTCAGGAGCCATTAGCCTCTTCAATGCCCAATTGAAGAATCTTAGAACTTTAGTTCTGTCTAATAATGATTTGACAGGCAGCATCCCAAGCAACTTCTGCCTCAGCAATTCCTCGAAACTGCAACAGCTTTTTCTGGCTCGAAATAGTCTCTCTGGCAAGTTCCAATTGGATCTCCTCAACTGCCGCTCGCTCCAACAATTAGACCTCTCTGATAACGATTTTGAAGGAGGGTTGCCGTCTGGCCTCGAGAAACTAGAGCACCTCACAGATCTTCTGCTCAATAATAACAGCTTCAGTGGAAATTTACCTTCAGAAATCGGAAACATGAGTAACTTGGaaactttaattctttttgacAACATGATCACAGGGAGACTCCCACCAGAAATTGGCAAGTTGCAGAGGTTGAGTACCATCTATCTCTATGACAACCAGATGTCAGGAGGAATACCAAGAGAGTTAACAAACTGCACAAGCTTGacaaaaattgatttctttggAAATCACTTTACGGGATCGATTCCTGCAACAATAGGGAAGCTTAAGAATCTGAACATGCTTCAACTGAGACAGAATGACTTGT
The genomic region above belongs to Populus alba chromosome 12, ASM523922v2, whole genome shotgun sequence and contains:
- the LOC118044777 gene encoding uncharacterized protein — protein: MGSAQMCNLVLFLAILHAVLAGNPGEDNSAESYWLLRIKSELVDPVGVLDNWSPRAHICSWNGLTCSLDQTHVLGMNLSGSGLSGSISHELWHLTSLQILDLSLNSLTGSIPSELGKLQNLQMLLLYANSLSGKIPEEIGLLKNLQVLRVGDNLLSGEITPSIGNLTQLRVLGLSYCQFNGSIPSGIGNLKHLASLDLQKNSLDGHIPEEIHGCEELQNLAALNNKLEGDIPASIGMLRSLQILNLANNSLSGSIPVELSQLSNLKYLSLLGNRLSGRIPPQLNQLVQLETLDLSVNNFSGAISLFNAQLKNLRTLVLSNNDLTGSIPSNFCLSNSSKLQQLFLARNSLSGKFQLDLLNCRSLQQLDLSDNDFEGGLPSGLEKLEHLTDLLLNNNSFSGNLPSEIGNMSNLETLILFDNMITGRLPPEIGKLQRLSTIYLYDNQMSGGIPRELTNCTSLTKIDFFGNHFTGSIPATIGKLKNLNMLQLRQNDLSGPIPPSLGYCKRLQIMALADNKISGTLPETFRFLTELNKITLYNNSFEGPLPASLFLLKNLKIINFSHNRFSGSISPLLGSNSLAVLDLTNNSFSGPIPSELTQSRNLSRLRLAHNHLSGEIPSEFGSLTKLTFFDLSFNNLTGEVPPQLSNCKKIQHFLLNNNQLAGTMPPWLGSLEELGELDFSFNNFHGNIPAELGNCSGLLKLSLHSNKLSGNIPQEIGNLTSLNVLNLQRNNLSGLIPSTIQECEKIFELRLSENFLTGSIPPELGKLTELQVILDLSENSFSGEIPSSLGNLMKLERLNLSLNHLQGEVPFSLAKLTSLHMLNLSNNDLQGQLPSTFSGFPLSSFLGNDKLCGPPLVSCLESAGQEKRELSNTAVVGIIVAIVFTSSLICLVMLYMIVRIWCNWRKVTISSMDAGGTEQRREEEKWEYGDKEKRTNGEYWKVNSMALVPSQDKQTPRTCIFHFKMDAEITGNTLV